The DNA segment aaagaaaaatttagtagattgaagccagggatgctggtaCATATCCTGTAAGGCTCAGGATAGCCTCCTACTACAAAGAATTGTTTGTTCCAAAAGGTTTGTAGTACCGAGGTTGAAGAAAACCTGCCCTAGAGACTTTTAGGGATTTAGAAAATTCATTTAGGGATGCTTGAATGGCTTGGTTGGAGGAATTTATggttcttgatctcagagttgtgacttcaagccccacgttgggtgtagagattacttaaataaataaaacttaaaaaaaataataaataattcatttgtttttagttagtatattacatatactttgacttttttttttttttttttttttttaagagtgtgagcagaggaggggccgagggagagagagaatctcaaaagcaagcttcatgctcagtacagggcttgatcccatgactctgggatcatgacctgagcctaaatcaagagtcagacactcagctgactaagccccccagggGTCCCTACTTTGACTAATTTTATGAGCAAGGCAATTTGCTAGGATTGGTGGACAAGtcagaataatttgaaaatttaaaaaaaatttttagatcatgccttttttccccctacatttCTGATGTCTGTTACAGTCAGCACTTAGAAGCACCAcaatcatcattttttaaaaagctgttactATTGCAAAGGTACTAGAGTATTAGATATGTCTATCACTTTTAGTTGAGCAGAAGATTGATAATATTGGTTAATTCTTTGCAGTTTTTTGGGTGGAACTTTaaccttttttggggggtgagggtggggattGCCCCTAGATTTTTCCAAACTCTCTGCCTTTTCTATTCTTAACTGGTTTGGATTAACTTAACTTCAGCTCCAGAAAATTAAATGTCGTCAGAAGACCGAGAAGCTCAGGAGGATGAGTTGCTGGCCCTGGCGAGTATTTACGATGGAGATGAATTTAGGAAAGCAGAGTCTGTCCAAGGTGGAGAAACCAGGATCTATTTGGACTTGCCGCAGAATTTCAAGATATTCGTGAGCGGTTAGTTAATAATACTCTCTTAAGcagatttttctaaataaaagttaTTCTCGATTTCTTAGTGTACCCTAAATTATTTACCATCTTGTGTTTATAGGCATTGGTGATAGATGGTAGTATTACAGATTTAATGCATGTTCCTCTTTTAATTGAAAATTGGACTGAGGGTGCATAGTTTTCAATTTGATTTGCCTTTTGACCACTGAATTGGGATATTATCCTGCATATTTCATGCATCCTAATCTTCTAACTAGCAGTTTATCAGCTATGAGTCATTAGTTGTTAAACAggaataataaaagagaaaatgacatcATGTACATGAAAACACTTGGAAAGTTTTAAAGTACCGTGGTGGTTGTCGATACTATTTGGTTTCCAGAATCATTTCAACTACCATAAGCCTGTGACGTGCTGTTACTCTGTGACCttttgcttcagaaaaaaaacacacacaaaaataaaaaattgctgCTTTTGATACAGACGTTCACGGAAGACTTTGATGCACACTTTCTCAAAATGTTTCTACTATAAAGGCATTGAGTAAAGAAAGTAAGTGTAATAATCTAAAATGAAACTTTGTGAGAGTGTTGTGTGCTGTACCTTGCCCTCGAGCCTGAGATCGTTGTGTTGGCACAAATTCTCCCAACTATGATTCATGGGAAGTTGGCACATGCTGGTCTAAGTAGGTCATAGCTCTTggatagaaataaaaatccttttctcTAGATAGTGTCTTTAATCATCTactgtaaaacaacaacaaaagaaaacattgtgtATTACTTATTAGTGTTAGGAATTGTACTCACAAGTATGTACAAGAGTAAGTTATGTGTCTTCCTTAGAAATGTCATGGTGCTTAGTAGATTTTTCAGGggtttataagatttttttttcttttttttaaaggtggtgGCTATGAAGTTATAATTAGGAAATAGAAGGTGCTTTGGGGGAGGGTTTTTATCCCCTCAGCTAAAGCGTTAGTCTTTGTTGAGCACCTGCTCAATAGTAATGGACACTCAAGTGTTGACCGACTgattctttctaatttttgtttttggttcagGCAATTCAAATGAGTGTCTCCAGAATAGTGGCTTTGAATACACCATTTGCTTTCTGCCTCCACTTGTGCTGAACTTTGAACTGCCACCAGATTAtccatcctcctccccaccttcatTCACACTTAGTGGCAAATGGCTGTCACCAACTCAGGTTAGACCCGAAACTTAATTTCTCCTATccatttttagaaagttaaaaaatcatctttaattGAAGACAACTACCTTGATGATCTTGAATTCAGTGCATGAAGAACAAATGGCtttgattttgtaatttttttccccttgccttcaTGAAACCTAATGTTAATGAATTGAAAGTGGTGTTTTAGAAAGGAACGGCAGTAATTAGGATGACTGATCATTGTGAATTGCAGTATGAGTAATTTTTAAtcaagtatttatattttttcttctcttgctattTTTCCCATCTAATCTGTATTGTAATAGAGACTATAAGGTCCTTCTCGTTTTCCTTAGATGTTggtatgccttttttttcttagtttcttatcCATTCCTTAAATTAAAGATTTAACTGTAATTAGGAGGGCTAAAGTTGTGCTGATGTAGTTACAATAAACAAATTAGCTACATAAACAGaataagtgcttttatttttagagatctGTATGTTAATAACAAATAATTGTTGACTGGTCTCACATGGATGTAAATACACACAACTAGAAATGTGTATGTATCTCCTGTGTCACAAAGAGGTCTCCTATCTCTTCCTGTACCTTCTATCTCACGAAGGTTTGAGACCTTATATTACGAACCTTGTGTTATGAAGCCTTCATTTCCTCTGGCTTATATATCCTTTTCAAGTTATAACCTCGACTCTTGATTGAGACATCAGTATGACTTGAAGCTAATATAAAGCCCTCTGAGATAGATAATGGATCAATAGCAGCTACTTTTCTACAAGTCGTGATGAAGATTGATAGGCTGATGTATATTAAGACAAAAGCTGTCAGAGTTCCTTGACCTCAAGGAACAGCTTGTCAGGTTTTCCTGTTTGATCATGGAGTTTTTATTCCACCCCACTGACTAGTCTAATCTTTGAGTGCTTTTGTAAAATTGAGCttatggtttaaaaacaaaattaaattttacaaaaGGATAATACATGTAGAACAGAAAGGAGTATTATTACCTTACATTCTGATATCTGGGCCAGAGGCAATACATGCAAGGCAGTGGATTATTTGCCCAAGAATGTCAAGGCTGTTTGACATTTAGATCACTGAAAGCTGACTgaattatttagatatttataatCACATTTCTCCAGAGAGCTTTTGATACTTTGTATCCATGCCTGTgtgcacacacttacacacaagCACAAAACAAGGACAGATAAACTGAGTGCATGGCTGCAGTTTCAGATTCCAGCCAAGTAGCATCTCCTTACTGCTGGCTTTTGGgagtgtggggagaggagggttgtttgttattttatgtgtTACAGCTGAAATAACAGTAGGATTCCCTGTCAGATAAATTGTTATGCGCATAATTGATCTTTTAATTGGCCTTGTATTCCTTCTTGGTTCAATTCTTGTTGGTTGCTGGGCCCTGCTTCCTTGACATTGTGAATGTCACCTGTTGATAGTGAAGTTGACACATGGTCCTGTGTGTCACTGGATTGGGGTTGGTAGAAGGGAAGTGGGTTTAACCTCATAGTATTTTCCATTATGCCTCCCccgatatatatacatacacatacacagtctCTCTCTTATTCTTTCCTCCTTACATTTATGTGTACCCCAGCTGCCCCTTTTgagaaggggtggggaaaaaaagaggattgAGAATGGTTCTTCATTGGACTTGGTGGCCCAAATAGCACTCAGAGTTTCCCTTTTCGTATTTAGTACATTTTACACATTTCAGCAGGTTTCTCAAAAGTATGATTGATCTTATAAGCATATTCATGTACATGTGAAAAGGCATTTTGAACGGTATTTAACATCCTAAGTTTTTAAGTTCAGGAAGTGTTTAAGTTCGTGCTTATATAGGGTTTAGTGAATGGCACTGTGCAGAGCAAGGAACAGAAAATGTGGTCCTTTTTTCActtgttatttaaatttacaaaatttgtCTGCATCTGGAAggcttatttttttgtgtttagcTAAAAAGAAAAGCTGCTTATAATTCCTGAGCTCTACTTaccaatattttacatttctaatgGAAAATCCTCTTACATTTGCCTTTCAAATTGAACACACCACCTTTAAAGAGGAAAAGTCGAAGTAGTTTAAATTTGGTTGCTCAGCTTAGAGAGTGTGAGCTTTCCCTATGGCAGCTGAATCATGTCGAGGGCTTATAATCGTGTCCAGGTTCCATAGCATTCTGTGTCCCTTCATTAACCAGGATCTGGTGTAAGCTCAGATTGCTTAGTTAAAACCAGCTTATAAATCTGAATAACAAGGATTCTGAGGTTGGATTCTGTTAGTGACTCTTTCTCTTGAGTTGGCTGTTTGATAGGACTGAAAGCTAGAATTAAAAACTTGGATGATATTTTTAAACTGCCCTCTTTCTATTATGCAGGGTACCTACAGGGCTAGGACTCCAAAGGAATAGGaatagttcattttaaaattagctcTCTTTCTCCTACATGAGATATGTAGCAACactaaaacaaagaacaaataaagaatCGAAAACTCCTCCACCTCAGTGGCCCCTATGTAAACCTGTGCCTTTCACAGCCTTGCCATGTGTCTTGTTTTCATGGCACTTCTTTTAGTTTTTGACTTTGTTTCCTGCTGTGACTCACATTTTTGGATAGtttaagaatataagaatattcTTACTCTCTTTCCAGCACAGTTTATCACagcagtaaaacaaacaaacaaaaaacatgtttgGAATTGTAAGGGCCTAACTTAGAGGTTAAAAAGATTTCAAGAGAAATGAGGAGTTGACAGTATCCTCCTCTTTCCAAACTCACCAGCACCCTCGTGTGTTTCGTCCTAGCTGTCTGCTCTTTGCAAGCACTTAGACAACCTGTGGGAAGAACACCGTGGCAGCGTGGTCCTGTTCGCTTGGATGCAGTTTCTTAAGGAAGAGACCTTAGCATACCTGAATATTGTCTCTCCTTTTGAGCTCAAGATGGGTTCTCAGAAAAAGGTGCAGAGAAGGATGGCTCAAGCCTCCCCCAGCACAGACCTAGCTTTTGGAGGAGCTGCTGGATCCGATGTTGACCAAGAGGAAGTTGTGGATGAGCGAGCGGTGCAGGATGTGGAATCGCTGTCGAGTCTGATCCAGGAAATCTTGGACTTCGATCAAGCTCAGCAGATTAAATGCTTTAACAGTAAATTGTTCCTGTGCAATATCTGTTTCTGTGAGAAGCTGGGTAGCGAATGCATGTATTTCCTGGAGTGCAGGCACGTGTACTGCAAAGCCTGTCTAAAGGACTACTTTGAAATCCAGATCAGAGATGGCCAAGTTCAGTGCCTCAACTGCCCAGAACCCAAGTGCCCTTCGGTGGCCACTCCTGGTCAGGTAATCCTCTACTCTCTTCAAAGCTGCCTCCCGTTTCTCTTTCCCAAAGGGAGATGTTTTCTCAGGATTTTCCTTGCTAGGGCTCATCAGGCCAGGCTGAGGCCTTGGAGCCAGACCACAAATAGTTTCACTGTATCCATCAAGAATGCTGGGGTCTTATTGTTGAAGCCAGTGTAAATGCTTCCTTTGCTGGACTTGGAATGGGAAGTTCTTGGCAGAGATGAATGTTAGAAAAGTAATTATAAAGTGTTCTGGTGATTTACTTTGTTTATCTGCTGGGATCCCATCAACCTTGGAGAATCACTAGCCTGCCTTTGTGTGAGGTTTGGATCTGAAGAGCATATCCTTGGAATGGGTAACAATCAGGGACAGGGTACTTggcttgactcttttttttaaatcaactttgtTAAGCCATCACTAtacccattttttgttttttaatgtttattcacttttgagagagacagagacagagcttgagcaggggaggggcagagagagagggagacacagaatccgaagcaggctccaggttctgagctgtcagcacagagcccaacgtggggctcgaactcacagaccaccgtgagatgatgacctgagccgaagtgagacgcccaactgactgagccacccatttaaagtgtacgtTGGCTCAGCTTTCACACATGTGTAGACCCATATAACTACCACCTCAGTCAGGGTCTAGACTTGTCACATTTGGTTTGATTTTGAAGTGAGATAGAGTGTTTTGATTCATGTGAACTTAGCACTGGCATTTTAAGGATCTCTCCAGAATCAGAACCGTTTGGGCATCATTAAACTTGCGTGTTTCATTTTTCCCTCCAGGTCAAAGAGCTAGTGGAAACAGAGTTATTTGCCCGCTATGACCGCCTTCTCCTCCAGTCCACCTTGGACTTGATGGCAGATGTGGTGTATTGTCCCCGCCCCTGCTGCCAGTTGCCTGTGATGCAGGAGCCCGGTTGCACCATGGGCATCTGCTCTAGTTGCAATTTTGCCTTCTGTACCTTGTGCAGATTGACTTACCACGGGGTCTCTCCATGTAAGGTAACTGCTGGTAAGTGTTAACTGTGTCAACTCAGTCCTCCTATCCTCTaggccacccgcccccccccgccccccccgcccccccgccaaaaaaaaatccttatcacTTCAATCCTTccatttggaagtgttccttcaacagatatttttgtttcagttactGTCCTAGGCTCTGGGGATATCGTAGTGACCAAATaccctcatggaacttatattTTAATGGGTAGGCAAACAGAACAGTAATGATATTAGATGGTTATAAGtgctatggaggaaaaaaaaataaagcaggaacaGAATATGAAGTGGCTTGAGGTTTTATACTTAGGGAAACCAGGAGAAGGCTTCTCTGGCAAAGCGGTTTGAATAAAGACTTGAAGAAGGAACTAAGGAAACGGCCATGCAGATACCAGGGGACCATTACAGAGAAGGAATGGCAAGGTCATTTCTATCTATGAACGTGGAATAATGTAGCTCCTAGTTGGCAAGTGCAGACCATCTTAGCTGCCACTCTTGTTTCCATGGCACATACATCTGATCAGTCATCAAGTTCTTTGTCACTGAGCCCAGGAAAGTCTCAGAATCTTCCTCAACACATAGCACTTCAGAAAGCCACCATTTATTAAAG comes from the Prionailurus bengalensis isolate Pbe53 chromosome A1, Fcat_Pben_1.1_paternal_pri, whole genome shotgun sequence genome and includes:
- the RNF14 gene encoding E3 ubiquitin-protein ligase RNF14 isoform X1; its protein translation is MSSEDREAQEDELLALASIYDGDEFRKAESVQGGETRIYLDLPQNFKIFVSGNSNECLQNSGFEYTICFLPPLVLNFELPPDYPSSSPPSFTLSGKWLSPTQLSALCKHLDNLWEEHRGSVVLFAWMQFLKEETLAYLNIVSPFELKMGSQKKVQRRMAQASPSTDLAFGGAAGSDVDQEEVVDERAVQDVESLSSLIQEILDFDQAQQIKCFNSKLFLCNICFCEKLGSECMYFLECRHVYCKACLKDYFEIQIRDGQVQCLNCPEPKCPSVATPGQVKELVETELFARYDRLLLQSTLDLMADVVYCPRPCCQLPVMQEPGCTMGICSSCNFAFCTLCRLTYHGVSPCKVTAEKLIDLRNEYLQADEANKRFLEQRYGKRVIQKALEEMESKEWLEKNSKSCPCCGTPIEKLDGCNKMTCTGCMQYFCWICMGSLSRANPYKHFTDPASPCFNRLFHAVDVNGDIWEDEIED
- the RNF14 gene encoding E3 ubiquitin-protein ligase RNF14 isoform X2 produces the protein MQFLKEETLAYLNIVSPFELKMGSQKKVQRRMAQASPSTDLAFGGAAGSDVDQEEVVDERAVQDVESLSSLIQEILDFDQAQQIKCFNSKLFLCNICFCEKLGSECMYFLECRHVYCKACLKDYFEIQIRDGQVQCLNCPEPKCPSVATPGQVKELVETELFARYDRLLLQSTLDLMADVVYCPRPCCQLPVMQEPGCTMGICSSCNFAFCTLCRLTYHGVSPCKVTAEKLIDLRNEYLQADEANKRFLEQRYGKRVIQKALEEMESKEWLEKNSKSCPCCGTPIEKLDGCNKMTCTGCMQYFCWICMGSLSRANPYKHFTDPASPCFNRLFHAVDVNGDIWEDEIED